A portion of the Camelina sativa cultivar DH55 unplaced genomic scaffold, Cs unpScaffold00669, whole genome shotgun sequence genome contains these proteins:
- the LOC104773846 gene encoding protein PIN-LIKES 6 isoform X1: MIARILAALADSMEIPAAAGESVLGTIKIAVMPIAKVFTMCFLGLLMASKYVNILPPSGRKLLNGLVFSLLLPCLIFSQLGQAVTLHKMLQWWFIPVNVVLGTISGSIIGFIVATIIRPPYPYFKFTIIQIGVGNIGNVPLVLLAALCRDTSNPFGDSEKCSIDGTAYISFGQWVGAIILYTYVYQMFAPPPEGFDAEEDNLPLKHLPVDAAPEQVPLLIQNSPKDISPAQVLLPVQSTEPRGRGDLRKSKITQIFVFLYEKLKLKQIVQPAIVASILAMILGAIPFTKKLIFTNGAPLFFFTDSCMILGDAMIPCILLALGGNLINGPGSSKLGFKTTAAIIFGRLVLVPPVGLGIVTLADKLGFLPAEDKMFRFVLLLQHTMPTSVLSGAVANLRGCGRESAAVLFWVHIFAIFSMAGWMVLYINILF, encoded by the exons ATGATAGCCCGGATCCTTGCCGCCTTGGCTGATTCCATGGAGATTCCCGCTGCTGCCGGTGAATCAGTGCTGGGTACAATCAAAATCGCGGTGATGCCAATTGCCAAGGTTTTTACCATGTGCTTCTTGGGTCTTCTAATGGCCTCCAAGTACGTTAACATCTTGCCTCCCTCTGGCCGTAAACTCTTGAACGGG TTAGTCTTCTCGCTTTTGCTTCCCTGCTTGATCTTCTCCCAGCTCGGACAAGCCGTCACTCTCCACAAAATGCTTCAGTG GTGGTTCATTCCTGTGAACGTCGTTCTTGGCACCATCTCAGGCTCGATCATCGGTTTCATTGTTGCTACCATCATTCGTCCACCTTACCCTTACTTCAAATTCACTATCATACAAATTGGAGTTG gtAACATTGGCAATGTGCCTCTTGTTTTACTAGCGGCTCTATGTAGGGATACCTCCAACCCTTTCGGTGACTCCGAAAAATGTAGCATTGATGGCACTGCTTATATATCCTTTGGTCAATGG GTTGGTGCCATCATTCTCTACACATATGTGTACCAGATGTTTGCTCCTCCTCCAGAAGGGTttgatgctgaagaagataATCTTCCTTTGAAACACCTTCCAGTAGATGCTGCTCCAGAGCAAGTCCCCTTGCTTATTCAAAATTCCCCCAAGGACATTTCGCCTGCTCAAGTTCTCCTGCCTGTACAGAGCACCGAACCTAGAGGAAGAGGGGATTTAAGGAAAAGCAAG ATTACACAGATCTTTGTTTTCCTCTATGAGAAGTTGAAACTGAAGCAAATTGTCCAGCCTGCAATAGTTGCTTCG ATCCTTGCCATGATACTTGGTGCAATACCTTTCACGAAGAAGTTGATATTCACAAATGGTGcacctcttttcttcttcacagaCAGCTGCATGATTCTTGG GGACGCCATGATACCGTGTATCTTACTGGCACTAGGGGGAAATCTCATTAACG GACCAGGAAGTTCAAAACTTGGTTTCAAGACTACAGCGGCTATTATATTTGGACGGTTGGTGTTGGTGCCACCAGTAGGACTAGGAATAGTGACACTAGCAGACAAACTTGGATTCCTTCCTGCTGAGGACAAGATGTTCCGATTTGTGCTACTCCTTCAACACACAATGCCTACATCAGTGCTTTCAGGAGCTGTTGCGAACCTTAGAGGCTGTGGAAGGGAGTCAGCTGCTGTGCTTTTCTGGGTTCACATTTTCGCCATCTTCTCAATGGCTGGATGGATGGTACTGTACATCAACATACTCTTCTGA
- the LOC104773846 gene encoding protein PIN-LIKES 6 isoform X2 — protein MIARILAALADSMEIPAAAGESVLGTIKIAVMPIAKVFTMCFLGLLMASKYVNILPPSGRKLLNGLVFSLLLPCLIFSQLGQAVTLHKMLQWWFIPVNVVLGTISGSIIGFIVATIIRPPYPYFKFTIIQIGVGNIGNVPLVLLAALCRDTSNPFGDSEKCSIDGTAYISFGQWITQIFVFLYEKLKLKQIVQPAIVASILAMILGAIPFTKKLIFTNGAPLFFFTDSCMILGDAMIPCILLALGGNLINGPGSSKLGFKTTAAIIFGRLVLVPPVGLGIVTLADKLGFLPAEDKMFRFVLLLQHTMPTSVLSGAVANLRGCGRESAAVLFWVHIFAIFSMAGWMVLYINILF, from the exons ATGATAGCCCGGATCCTTGCCGCCTTGGCTGATTCCATGGAGATTCCCGCTGCTGCCGGTGAATCAGTGCTGGGTACAATCAAAATCGCGGTGATGCCAATTGCCAAGGTTTTTACCATGTGCTTCTTGGGTCTTCTAATGGCCTCCAAGTACGTTAACATCTTGCCTCCCTCTGGCCGTAAACTCTTGAACGGG TTAGTCTTCTCGCTTTTGCTTCCCTGCTTGATCTTCTCCCAGCTCGGACAAGCCGTCACTCTCCACAAAATGCTTCAGTG GTGGTTCATTCCTGTGAACGTCGTTCTTGGCACCATCTCAGGCTCGATCATCGGTTTCATTGTTGCTACCATCATTCGTCCACCTTACCCTTACTTCAAATTCACTATCATACAAATTGGAGTTG gtAACATTGGCAATGTGCCTCTTGTTTTACTAGCGGCTCTATGTAGGGATACCTCCAACCCTTTCGGTGACTCCGAAAAATGTAGCATTGATGGCACTGCTTATATATCCTTTGGTCAATGG ATTACACAGATCTTTGTTTTCCTCTATGAGAAGTTGAAACTGAAGCAAATTGTCCAGCCTGCAATAGTTGCTTCG ATCCTTGCCATGATACTTGGTGCAATACCTTTCACGAAGAAGTTGATATTCACAAATGGTGcacctcttttcttcttcacagaCAGCTGCATGATTCTTGG GGACGCCATGATACCGTGTATCTTACTGGCACTAGGGGGAAATCTCATTAACG GACCAGGAAGTTCAAAACTTGGTTTCAAGACTACAGCGGCTATTATATTTGGACGGTTGGTGTTGGTGCCACCAGTAGGACTAGGAATAGTGACACTAGCAGACAAACTTGGATTCCTTCCTGCTGAGGACAAGATGTTCCGATTTGTGCTACTCCTTCAACACACAATGCCTACATCAGTGCTTTCAGGAGCTGTTGCGAACCTTAGAGGCTGTGGAAGGGAGTCAGCTGCTGTGCTTTTCTGGGTTCACATTTTCGCCATCTTCTCAATGGCTGGATGGATGGTACTGTACATCAACATACTCTTCTGA